From a single Ooceraea biroi isolate clonal line C1 chromosome 12, Obir_v5.4, whole genome shotgun sequence genomic region:
- the LOC105281546 gene encoding sorting nexin-17, with the protein MHFSIPDTQEFLDGAGNAYVGYNVHVNGLFHCTVRYKQLHNLHVQLSKDLDISLPVFPPKRFFPLTASQQEERRLALEKYIQSIGQNVAVNNSEILNGFLLSAQQETIGGPLEDEILDVFLMDGSKVSLNVSTAEHSGEVLKKVYKHLRVTEKYHFYFALFVVVQDELSGSIKTLRKLQNFESPFVTYRYMCSMGTRIVVRKNYWNPTYDLELLGDPVTLNLLYVQTVAEIRSGSISTTEQVQCHLENLQESWDKEQYLKVARCLKYYGYTQFAPCYCDYPRHGSRVLLAIGGNELNLRVLSSEEEEEEKQEQKEKEGEKEKRQRKHEIVFKVSRMRCWRITTTQSEMDRGKDLKDCSLELSFEYLIAKNELQWITIASEQAIFMSVCLQAMIDELLQKRVVGISTIQAGSGKSWTYIMRDGQSRVTMGSPLRECANNDHRPKPGPIIKKLADKWSAVKSKRPDDSKVVVHETRTTRTIDFDVVENNVFRMIGDDDL; encoded by the exons ATGCATTTCTCTATACCGGATACTCAGGAATTTCTCGATGGAGCTGGCAACGCATATGTT GGATATAATGTCCATGTTAATGGATTGTTTCATTGTACCGTGAGGTACAAGCAACTGCACAATTTACACGTCCAGCTGTCCAAGGATCTCGACATCTCCTTGCCTGTGTTTCCTCCAAAAAGGTTCTTCCCGTTGACAGCCAGTCAGCAAGAGGAACGGCGGCTGGCGTTGGAAAAGTACATTCAGTCGATCGGCCAGAACGTGGCTGTCAATAATTCCGAGATACTAAATGGATTTTTATTGAGCGCGCAACAGGAAACCATAGGTGGCCCACTGGAGGATGAGATCTTGGATGTGTTTCTCATGGATGGATCAAAAGTTTCGTTGAACGTCTCGACGGCGGAGCATTCCGGTGAGGTTTTAAAG AAGGTGTATAAACATCTACGAGTGACGGAAAAGTATCATTTTTACTTTGCGCTGTTTGTCGTCGTGCAAGATGAATTGTCTGGTAGCATCAAGA CGTTGCGCAAGTTGCAAAACTTTGAGTCACCCTTCGTAACGTACAGATACATGTGCTCGATGGGTACGAGGATCGTTGTGAGAAAGAATTACTGGAACCCGACGTACGATCTCGAGTTGTTGGGCGATCCGGTGACCCTGAATCTACTGTACGTTCAAACGGTCGCGGAGATTCGCAGCGGATCGATCTCGACTACCGAGCAGGTGCAGTGTCACTTGGAGAATTTGCAGGAGTCGTGGGACAAGGAACAA TATTTAAAGGTAGCTCGTTGCTTAAAATATTATGGCTACACGCAATTTGCACCGTGCTATTGTGATTATCCGCGACATGGTTCGAGAGTATTACTTGCTATAGGTGGAAACGAATTAAACTTACGCGTTTTGTCATctgaagaggaggaggaggagaagcaggagcagaaggagaaggagggagaaaaggaaaagagacagAGGAAGCACGAAATTGTATTTAAAGTGTCGCGAATGCGATGCTGGCGTATCACTACCACGCAAAGT GAAATGGATCGTGGCAAGGATTTGAAAGACTGCAGTTTGGAACTATCCTTCGAGTATCTGATCGCTAAGAACGAATTGCAATGGATTACGATCGCTTCGGAGCAGGCGATTTTCATGTCCGTCTGCCTGCAAGCCATGATCGACGAATTGTTGCAGAAACGTGTCGTGGGCATCAGCACAATTCAG GCGGGATCAGGAAAATCTTGGACGTACATCATGAGGGACGGTCAGAGTCGCGTCACTATGGGATCGCCGTTGCGAGAATGTGCCAATAATGATCATCGGCCAAAGCCGGGACCAATCATTAAGAAGCTTGCCGATAAATGGTCAGCCGTGAAATCGAAGAGACCCGATGACTCGAAGGTTGTCGTACACGAGACTCGAACAACGCGCACGATCGACTTTGATGTCGTGGAAAATAACGTTTTCCGCATGATAGGGGATGACGATCTGTGA
- the LOC105281543 gene encoding U3 small nucleolar ribonucleoprotein protein IMP3 → MVRKLKYHEQKLLKKVDFISWQADHNLHEVQVMKRYCIQKRSDYTVYNKLSREIRELGKKIKEVEPNHPFRIEQSATLLEKLYMMGLISTKGDLSLTQKVTASCFCRRRLPVIMVRSKMIQTIPMAVKFIEQGHVRVGVEVVKDPAFFVTRNLEDFITWVDTSAIKKHVLEYNNERDDFDMV, encoded by the exons ATGgtacgaaaattaaaatatcatgaaCAAAAGTTACTAAAGAAGGTAGATTTTATATCATGGCAGGCAGATCATAACCTGCACGAAGTTCAGGTTATGAAGAGATATTGCATCCAAAAACGATCTGATTATACAGT GTACAACAAATTATCACGCGAGATACGTGAATTAGGTAAAAAAATCAAGGAAGTTGAACCTAATCATCCCTTTCGGATAGAGCAAAGTGCTACGTTGCTAGAAAAACTGTACATGATGGGTTTGATCTCTACAAAGGGCGATCTCTCTCTAACACAAAAAGTAACAGCCAGTTGCTTCTGCAGACGGAGGCTCCCAGTTATTATGGTACGAAGCAAAATGATTCAAACAATACCAATGGCAGTGAAGTTCATAGAACAAGGTCACGTCAGAGTCGGAGTGGAAGTTGTGAAGGATCCTGCATTTTTCGTGACAAG AAACTTGGAAGATTTTATAACGTGGGTAGATACTTCCGCTATTAAGAAACATGTACTAGAGTACAATAATGAG AGGGACGATTTCGATATggtgtaa